A region of the Polaribacter sp. L3A8 genome:
CCGTTGCTTTTTGTGGTGTAGAATGCTTTAAAATTCGTCCTCCATTTAAAATGGCCATTTCATTACATAATTCCTTTACATCTTCTACAATATGTGTAGAAAAAATAACCGTACAATTACTACCAACTTCACGTAAAACATTTAAAAAACGATGTCTTTCTGCCGGATCTAAACCTGCAGTTGGTTCATCAACAATAATTAATTTGGGGTTATTTAAAAGCAATTGTGCAATTCCGAAACGTTGTTTCATTCCTCCAGAATAACCAGCAACGTTTTTATGCCTTACTTCGTATAAATTAGTAATTTCTAAAACTTCTTTTACAATTGCTTGTCTTTCTACTTTATTAGCAATCCCTTTTAAAGTTGCAAAATAATCTAACAATTCTTCCGCAGACATTTTAGGATATACGCCAAAAGATTGCGGCAAATACCCCAATACTTTACGCAAAGACATATTGTCTTCTAAAACCTTAATATCACCAAAAGTAATTGAACCAGAATCTGGACTTTGTAACGTTGCAATGGTTCTCATTAATGATGATTTCCCTGCGCCATTTGGACCTAATAAGCCAAACATTCCTGTACCAATTTCGATACTTAAATTATCTATAGCTTTTACTCCGTTTTTATAAGTCTTAGTTAAATTTTCAATTACTAACTTCATATTCTTGGTTTTAGTGATTTTTTTTTATCTAAAAGTACTCCTTCTAAGCTTTTGCTTTAGATTCCTTTTAAAAATGTTTTTCTTGCGGAAACAAGAATAACTGATTAGTGTAAAAGTAAGTACTTTTGTTACACTTTTTTGTGATTATTTTAATGGAATTCATAAAAAATCGTATTATTTTTACAATTGGAAATACAAAATGCTCTCGATATTTTTTCTTTTTCAATTCCATCAAAAGAAAACCTACAAACAGACATTTTAATTTTCAATACTTTTCAAAATTTTAAACAAAAATACAATGGCAAAAAAATCAATATTAAATAAAGATTCACTTACATTTTTAGAAAAATACCTTAATAATGCAGCACCAACTGGTTACGAATGGGAAGGTCAGAAAATTTGGATGGACTATCTAAAACCCTATGTAGATACATTTATTACAGACACTTATGGATCTGCTGTTGGAGTTATAAACCCAGACGCAAAATACAAAGTTGTTATTGA
Encoded here:
- a CDS encoding ABC transporter ATP-binding protein → MKLVIENLTKTYKNGVKAIDNLSIEIGTGMFGLLGPNGAGKSSLMRTIATLQSPDSGSITFGDIKVLEDNMSLRKVLGYLPQSFGVYPKMSAEELLDYFATLKGIANKVERQAIVKEVLEITNLYEVRHKNVAGYSGGMKQRFGIAQLLLNNPKLIIVDEPTAGLDPAERHRFLNVLREVGSNCTVIFSTHIVEDVKELCNEMAILNGGRILKHSTPQKATEELKNTIWTKIIAKDDLEENLKLYNVLSRNFNTDNTLNIRVHAAEKPSEDFIAATPQLDDVYFIALKQDEPQLV